The Setaria italica strain Yugu1 chromosome IX, Setaria_italica_v2.0, whole genome shotgun sequence genome has a window encoding:
- the LOC101785239 gene encoding uncharacterized protein LOC101785239 isoform X2, translating into MEAAAAAAATPERETSAEWGDGVVALGFRVKASSRESPSQKAGNVLEADLRSHWSTATNTKEWILLELQEPCLLSHVRIYNKSVLEWELTAGLRYKPDAFVKVRPRCESPKRDVVYAANHTPCRYLRISCLRGNPIAIFFIQLYGIPVPGLEPELQPLLSYLLPQITSAKQPPSQNMHLQLLKDIASRLPPFLPQIEADLNSIADTPESSVRFLALLAGPFYPILHLVNERDPTRSLFPSADSDALRTSPAATPTISSNFEAQPRRSRSPSSVQPASYLLAFRSETAVLLLRKAHKDKTLGVVCLRASKVLQKLLEPEPFLDKSMSNGVMLSSHACDEIPKSDASSLVLSTDYSCMFGEEFSLLENHFDGSFLSILDIAAVEEGILHVLYAAASQPLLCRKLAEVTSDIWSVLPLVQALLPALRPSLSPGPTEQIDDSFSQWNHPNVQHALSQITVVADCYNVSIVISFTSSSQSLCWLSFILPFITCENSLCFARLVSGAIGTMDSHDNSKVELLEGLLGIIQEAGQYLARSRAALKYVLLAISGHMDDVLTEYKEVMHKLLFILEMLDPFIDPPTSVLKDTVIFGGITAIYLEKQSSASDIALNIIRTAVKRADVLPSLELEWRRGAVAPSVILSILDPHMPLPPDIDLCRSSVHEINNASLAVLDNPAPQTCNPENIDGRDASETTIRAESFEQYNFLFAPEELNQSELTGLCTLKEKGCDVITQTSLDQDNPEGRRTNEKLSSEPFLLDNIAAADYFDAQADYQQLENYQDCELRALEFHRLALNLCMQQEPTFEGHNAGIDALLLAAECYVNPFFLLDFQPNLERLEKIERIHSELMQGNASIVSKNLHLKDLDRKAMSNLEKKRDRSVIDLLLQAARFDCEYQEKIPEGEPYPNNAEDGERSVEISQEALQFADAVTLVRKNQAMLCHFIMKQFQRKGHLCSEILLQSLLFLLHSATELFCPPENVIDIILKSAENLNEQLACLYSCVNAGKKNLDRVKVHGLRRRWTLLQKLVLASSGSDNTREIARTKRDGFRFRSLVPPSTWIQKISDFSRFSSPLPRFLGWMAVSRYAKEYLNERLFLASDFSQLTSLLSIYMDELCLMDGVSTQKVRPAKGEQSNCKHLLLKKETTLSDQRSMAKQFKILLPELHFFFPSMSRLFNAFGESILEAVGLQLKCLPNNAVPDVLCWFSELCLWPYLERIKEHLVAANRISYLRGNIAANVKAVVFYLLESIITEHMEAIIPEMPRIVHILVSLCRASYTDVAFLKSVLCLMKPLISYFLRKGTDNTKVLGHVMEGSNFELLCFEELFEIVRCGKDLEDTSVDKIQVPLLIFILGSMFPDFSFERRIEMLSSLLVWVDCISSDPPSLLCSYLQGFQTLLDGCETVLVQNIELLGVSILSATSQSVESTDSLGVDGIMQLEKNTQDSEEQILVKSTAYYENDGSRKGVYSLHPSSIIEFCGAMEKFISHLTPSIEGSWKWHHQLASGLSLSIAKCLLFANFLKSIAQEETVSSSSEQDVAVKISSELAQKHWQSALEGLGKIILANQETQCWQVASAMLDYIMSMPNVLAWGNVLSATCSAVKGFCSHAPRISWRLQTDKWLSLLVSGGIESFNNSETCLIDLFCTMLSHSEPEQRSIALQQLGRIINSTSSTEADLKSPTYDPNFLTSVSTVTSLLVTHTWDRVAALALHDSSMLLRNHAMALLTEYVPYVDRKHLQSFLASSNSILNGLGQLSGVVEEGYFTRMSLLLLSRACLYSTPGDIALLPECVWQKLENMQTSSGGFGYMEKDLCRALCQLRSESDAKTVVKEVLSGSTCQAVSPDFKSIRDSILQVMSSLSSIEAYFEFFSAKSAQENEELEEAEIELELIEKEKSVHNFVVHRGDTVVPDMPSYHKGGNDVNKRLQQVRENIRSLEKSRLKEEITVRRQKKLLIRHAREKYLEETSSREMELMQELDRFGPVFLFLWHVDTIEMFVPISLLYLCRERGLEMEREVERQRQLDIERAKSRELQFNLDLEKEKQTQRELQRELEQVELGRSSSRREFSANPNSRSRERYRERDGGRAQQEAGSLRSSSRGHEGGSAQATAPAGGPPVVLAGTRSFSGGNLPTILQPRDRAAAAADDDNAWTEGSRDFGDASSIGDPEFDGPRPQGPRGGSGGGKSSSSRQVVERRERDGTSAGTGRREGKWERKQHS; encoded by the exons atggaggcggcggcggctgcggcggcgacgccggagaGGGAGACGTCGGCGGAGTGGGGCGATGGCGTGGTGGCGCTGGGTTTCCGGGTGAAGGCATCCTCTCGCGAGTCGCCGTCGCAGAAGGCGGGGAACGTGCTGGAGGCCGACCTGCGCTCCCACTGGTCCACCGCCACCAACACCAAGGAATGGatcctccttgagctccag GAGCCGTGCCTCCTCTCCCACGTCCGCATCTACAACAAGTCCGTCCTCGAATGGGAGCTCACCGCCGGTCTGCGCTACAAGCCCGATGCCTTCGTCAAGGTGCGCCCGCGCTGCGAGTCCCCCAAGCGCGACGTGGTCTACGCCGCCAACCACACCCCTTGCCGCTACCTCCGCATCTCCTGCCTTCGCGGCAACCCCAtcgccatcttcttcatccagCTCTATGGCATCCCCGTGCCTGGCCTTGAACCTGAGCTCCAGCCTCTGCTCAGCTACTTGCTCCCGCAAATCACATCGGCCAAACAACCCCCGTCTCAGAACATGCACCTCCAG TTGCTTAAAGACATCGCGAGCAGGCTACCTCCATTTCTGCCCCAGATTGAG GCTGACCTTAATAGCATCGCAGACACCCCAGAGAGCAGTGTGCGTTTCTTGGCTCTGCTTGCTGGTCCATTTTATCCGATCCTTCACCTTGTAAATGAAAG GGATCCTACCAGATCATTGTTCCCTTCTGCTGATTCAGATGCCTTGAGAACTAGTCCGGCTGCTACACCAACCATTTCTTCAAACTTTGAG GCACAACCTAGGAGATCACGGAGTCCATCATCTGTTCAGCCTGCTTCATATTTACTGGCTTTTCGATCTGAAACGGCTGTGCTCCTCTTAAGGAAAGCACATAAAGACAAAACTCTTGGAGTTGTTTGCCTCCGA GCATCAAAAGTATTGCAAAAACTCTTGGAGCCTGAGCCATTTCTAGACAAATCAATGTCTAATGGTGTCATGCTATCGAGCCATGCCTGTGATGAAATTCCTAAAAGTGATGCTTCCAGTCTAGTACTTTCTACAGACTACTCTTGTATGTTTGGAGAGGAATTTAGCCTATTAGAAAATCATTTTGATGGTTCATTCCTGAGTATTTTGGATATCGCTGCTGTGGAAGAAGGCATTCTTCATGTACTGTATGCGGCTGCTTCACAG CCTCTGTTATGTCGCAAGCTTGCTGAAGTTACTTCAGACATTTGGTCTGTCTTACCACTTGTCCAAGCTCTACTTCCAG CACTTCGCCCTTCACTCAGTCCTGGTCCTACTGAGCAGATTGATGATTCTTTTAGCCAATGGAATCATCCAAACGTTCAGCATGCTCTGTCCCAG ATAACTGTGGTTGCAGATTGTTACAATGTCAGTATCGTCATCAGTTTTACATCCTCTTCTCAGAGCTTGTGCTGGTTATCTTTCATCCTACCTTTCATCACAT GTGAAAACAGCCTGTGTTTTGCTCGACTTGTGTCGGGGGCCATTGGCACCATGGATTCCCATGATAACAGCAAAG TTGAACTTCTGGAGGGCCTCCTGGGTATCATCCAG GAAGCTGGCCAATATCTTGCTCGTTCTCGAGCAGCGCTGAAGTATGTTCTCTTGGCAATTTCTGGGCATATGGATGATGTGCTCACAGAATATAAA GAAGTCATGCATAAGTTACTTTTCATTCTGGAGATGCTAGATCCTTTTATCGATCCTCCTACAAGTGTGTTGAAAGACACAGTAATATTTGGTGGTATCACTGCTATATATTTGGAGAAGCAGTCAAGTGCATCCGATATTGCCTTAAATATTATCCGTACAGCAGTAAAGAGGGCTGATGTTCTCCCTTCTTTGGAACTTGAATGGCGACGAGGAGCAGTCGCCCCAAG TGTAATTCTCTCTATCTTGGATCCGCATATGCCACTTCCTCCAGACATAGACCTCTGCAGAAGTTCAGTGCATGAGATTAATAATGCATCTTTGGCTGTTTTGGATAATCCTGCACCACAGACGTGCAACCCTGAAAATATTGATGGTCGCGATGCCTCTGAAACAACTATTCGGGCTGAAAGTTTTGAACAGTACAATTTTTTGTTTGCTCCTGAAGAATTAAATCAATCTGAGTTGACAGGTCTTTGTACCTTGAAAGAAAAAGGCTGTGATGTAATAACTCAAACAAGTTTGGACCAGGACAACCCTGAAGGCAGAAGAACTAATGAGAAACTATCATCTGAACCTTTCCTGCTAGATAACATCGCTGCAGCTGATTATTTTGATGCACAGGCTGATTATCAACAGCTGGAGAACTACCAGGACTGTGAGTTACGAGCTCTAGAATTTCATCGCTTAGCGCTGAACCTATGCATGCAACAAGAGCCAACATTTGAAGGGCATAATGCTGGAATTGATGCTTTGCTGCTAGCTGCAGAATGTTACGTTAATCCATTTTTTCTCCTGGATTTCCAGCCTAATTTAGAGCGACTGGAGAAGATTGAACGTATCCATTCAGAGTTGATGCAAGGGAATGCCTCCATTGTGTCGAAAAATTTGCACTTGAAAGATTTAGATCGAAAAGCAATGTCTAATttggagaagaagcgggatagaTCTGTCATAGATTTACTCCTGCAAGCTGCAAGATTTGATTGTGAATACCAGGAAAAGATACCTGAGGGGGAACCTTATCCAAATAATGCTGAAGATGGCGAGCGATCTGTAGAAATCTCACAAGAAGCTCTTCAGTTTGCTGATGCGGTAACTTTGGTCAGAAAGAACCAGGCTATGCTCTGCCACTTTATTATGAAGCAATTCCAAAGGAAAGGACACTTGTGTAGTGAAATTCTTCTCCAGAGCTTGTTGTTCTTGTTGCACTCAGCAACCGAATTATTTTGTCCACCAGAGAATGTAATTGATATAATTTTGAAATCTGCTGAAAATCTCAACGAACAGCTTGCATGTCTTTACAGTTGTGTTAATGCAGGGAAAAAGAATCTGGATAGGGTAAAAGTACATGGTCTAAGAAGACGTTGGACCCTTCTCCAGAAGCTGGTTCTGGCTTCATCTGGCAGTGATAATACGAGAGAAATTGCCAGAACTAAAAGAGATGGTTTCCGTTTTAGAAGCTTAGTCCCTCCATCAACATGGATACAGAAGATATCCGATTTCTCCAGGTTTTCTAGCCCACTCCCTCGCTTTCTTGGATGGATGGCAGTGTCTCGTTATGCCAAGGAATATCTAAATGAGAGGCTGTTTCTTGCTTCTGATTTCTCACAGCTTACATCTTTGCTGTCAATTTACATGGATGAACTTTGTTTGATGGATGGAGTTTCAACTCAGAAGGTCAGGCCTGCAAAAGGTGAACAATCTAATTGTAAGCATTTGCTCCTTAagaaggaaactactctgtcaGATCAACGAAGCATGGCCAAACAGTTTAAAATTTTACTGCCAGAACTACATTTCTTCTTTCCAAGCATGAGTAGACTGTTTAATGCATTTGGAGAGAGCATCTTGGAAGCTGTTGGGCTACAGTTAAAATGTCTTCCCAACAATGCAGTACCAGATGTTCTTTGTTGGTTTTCTGAGTTGTGCTTGTGGCCTTATCTCGAACGCATTAAGGAGCATCTTGTAGCTGCAAACCGAATTAGTTACTTGAGAGGAAATATTGCTGCTAATGTGAAGGCAGTTGTTTTCTATCTACTTGAGAGTATTATTACTGAGCACATGGAGGCTATTATTCCTGAAATGCCCAGGATAGTGCACATTCTCGTGTCACTCTGTAGAGCTTCTTATACTGATGTGGCCTTCCTTAAGTCCGTGCTATGTCTAATGAAGCCACTCATCTCCTACTTCTTAAGGAAGGGAACTGATAATACAAAAGTATTGGGTCATGTAATGGAGGGCAGTAATTTTGAGCTGCTTTGTTTTGAAGAATTGTTTGAAATTGTTCGCTGTGGTAAAGATTTAGAGGATACATCTGTAGATAAGATTCAGGTACCCTTGCTTATCTTCATTCTGGGATCAATGTTTCCTGATTTCTCATTTGAGAGGAGGATTGAAATGTTAAGCTCCTTGTTAGTATGGGTGGATTGTATCAGTTCCGATCCACCATCATTGTTATGCAGTTATCTTCAAGGCTTCCAGACACTTCTTGATGGTTGTGAAACTGTGCTAGTTCAAAATATCGAACTACTTGGTGTCAGCATCCTTTCTGCGACAAGCCAATCTGTAGAATCTACTGATTCCTTGGGTGTTGACGGCATCATGCAACTAGAGAAGAACACACAAGATAGTGAAGAGCAAATACTAGTGAAATCCACAGCATATTATGAGAATGATGGAAGTCGTAAGGGTGTTTATTCTCTACATCCAAGTAGTATCATAGAATTTTGTGGTGCGATGGAGAAGTTTATTTCACACCTTACTCCATCTATTGAGGGTAGTTGGAAATGGCACCATCAGTTGGCCTCTGGGCTCTCTTTGTCGATTGCAAAGTGTTTATTGTTTGCAAATTTTTTGAAGTCCATTGCACAGGAAGAGACAGTGTCTAGTAGCAGTGAGCAAGATGTTGCTGTGAAAATTTCCAGTGAGCTTGCACAAAAGCATTGGCAAAGTGCTCTTGAAGGTCTTGGAAAAATTATTTTAGCAAATCAGGAAACACAGTGCTGGCAGGTGGCATCAGCTATGCTTGATTATATAATGAGCATGCCAAACGTCCTTGCTTGGGGTAATGTTCTTAGTGCTACATGCTCTGCAGTCAAGGGCTTCTGCTCTCATGCACCTAGGATATCTTGGAGGCTGCAGACAGATAAGTGGTTATCATTATTGGTTTCTGGTGGAATTGAGAGCTTCAATAACAGCGAGACATGTTTGATTGATCTTTTCTGTACAATGTTGAGTCATTCTGAACCAGAGCAGCGCTCTATTGCATTACAGCAGCTTGGGAGGATTATTAACTCAACAAGTTCCACTGAAGCTGATTTGAAATCTCCTACTTATGACCCAAATTTCCTCACATCTGTCTCAACAGTTACGTCCCTTCTGGTTACTCATACATGGGACAGAGTAGCAGCATTGGCTCTCCATGACTCTTCTATGCTATTAAGGAATCATGCAATGGCATTGCTTACTGAATATGTGCCTTATGTTGATAGGAAGCATCTGCAGTCCTTTCTCGCATCCAGTAACAGTATCCTGAATGGTTTGGGACAACTTTCTGGTGTAGTTGAAGAGGGCTATTTTACACGAATGTCTTTGCTGTTGCTTTCTAGGGCATGTCTTTATTCCACTCCTGGAGATATCGCTCTGCTACCTGAATGTGTTTGGCAGAAGTTGGAAAACATGCAAACATCATCTG GAGGTTTTGGTTATATGGAGAAAGATCTCTGCCGAGCTCTGTGCCAACTAAGAAGTGAATCAGATGCTAAAACC GTTGTGAAAGAAGTTCTCTCCGGATCTACCTGTCAGGCAGTCAGCCCTGATTTTAAGAGCATCCGTGATTCGATTCTTCAG GTGATGTCCTCTTTGAGTTCTATTGAGGCATACTTTGAGTTCTTCTCAGCCAAATCTGCTCAAGAAAATGAG GAACTTGAAGAAGCTGAGATTGAATTGGAGCTTATTGAAAAAGAGAAATCAGTTCATAACTTTGTTGTGCATCGCGGTGATACTGTGGTTCCTGATATGCCATCAT ACCACAAGGGTGGTAATGATGTTAATAAACGGCTCCAGCAAGTACGGGAAAATATACGATCCCT GGAAAAGTCCAGGCTTAAAGAGGAAATTACAGTACGCAGGCAAAAGAAGCTGCTTATAAGACATGCTCGTGAAAAGTACTTAGAAGAGACAAGCTCTAGGGAAATGGAGCTTATGCAAGAGCTCGATAGGTTTGgacctgtttttctttttctttggcatGTTGATACTATAGAGATGTTTGTCCCTATTTCTTTGTTGTATCTTTGTAGGGAGAGAGGCCTCGAGATGGAACGTGAAGTAGAAAGACAGCGACAATTGGATATTGAGCGTGCGAAGTCTAGGGAACTGCAGTTCAACCTTGacttggaaaaagaaaaacaaactcAG AGAGAGCTTCAACGTGAACTGGAGCAAGTCGAGTTGGGGCGTTCATCATCAAGGCGGGAGTTTTCAGCCAATCCAAACAG CCGGTCCAGGGAGCGGTACCGCGAAAGGGATGGCGGCAGAGCACAGCAGGAGGCAGGGAGCCTGAGGTCAAGCAGCCGAGGCCACGAGGGAGGCTCCGCTCAGGCGACTGCGCCGGCCGGAGGCCCCCCTGTCGTGCTCGCCGGAACGAGATCCTTCTCCGGAGGCAACCTTCCGACGATACTGCAGCCTCGCGAccgtgctgctgccgccgctgatgATGACAACGCTTGGACCGAGGGAAGCAGGGACTTCGGTGACGCCAGCAGCATCGGTGACCCCGAGTTCGATGGGCCGAGGCCGCAAGGGCCACgaggcggcagtggcggcggcaagTCGTCGTCGTCCAGGCAAGTTGTGGAGCGGAGGGAGCGTGATGGCACCAGTGCCGGCACAGGCAGAAGGGAAGGGAAATGGGAGAGGAAGCAACATTCCTGA